A single Patagioenas fasciata isolate bPatFas1 chromosome 16, bPatFas1.hap1, whole genome shotgun sequence DNA region contains:
- the ZNF512B gene encoding zinc finger protein 512B, whose amino-acid sequence MADPYTCKGGRKTAGSNKPAASKESRTETRINPPTELPKLGHATSDKTEGRKKGRPKAENQALKDIPLPLMNQWKDEFKAHSRVKCPNSGCWLEFPSIYGLKYHYQRCQGGAISEKLTYSCSYCEAAFTSKTQLEKHRLWNHLDRPVPTSKAENKVPKAIGKSSGKKRAAESSACPTIHPKQAKMEKTMARDHAENGECLTESRESKEFQIAAAEAMAAATPTAKSSSGKDTAQQGGSQASLQEEDPERMKHRRKQKTPKKFTGEQPSISGTFGLKGLVKAEDKAKAHRAKKLEANTNTEELKKKPLGAGVKKETVVHLPAANPEDQWQREISEKGEVSCPTCSVISRKTVVGLKKHMDVCQKLQDALKCQHCKKQFKSKAGLNYHTMAEHVSKPVPVEATGLGEQEERERLRKVLKQMGKLKCPNEGCVANFSSLMGYQYHQKRCGKQLPEADKPIFSCPHCGKKYKSKAGHDYHVRSEHVAPVSPSATPAAPGAGTAPPGGDCRAAEPVGRTEPSKPPEEPEVKPEPGPVEDFERTPSGRIRRTSAQVAVFHLQEIAEDELAKDWTKRRMKDDLVPETKRLNYTRPGLPKLNPRLLENWKNEVKEKGHINCPNNCCEAIYSSVSGLKAHLANCNKGDHSVGKYRCLLCQKEFSSESGVKYHIIKAHSENWFRTSAEASRKKKSREQLSSSKEEKKKSTNGKKRGRKPKERSPEVSLKGRESVAAKTNHKKTLEHWESSQGSPDGEERVPKPPSQRKGGVSKMPEK is encoded by the exons ATGGCGGATCCCTATACCTGTAAAGGTGGAAGGAAAACTGCCGGCTCCAATAAACCCGCTGCCAGCAAAGAAAGCAGGACAGAGACGAGGATAAACCCGCCCACAGAGCTGCCCAAGCTAG GACATGCAACCAGTGACAAAACTGAAggcaggaagaaaggaagacCCAAGGCTGAGAACCAGGCGCTGAAAGACATCCCT CTGCCCCTGATGAACCAGTGGAAGGATGAATTCAAAGCCCACTCCAGGGTGAAATGTCCCAATTCAGGTTGCTGGCTGGAGTTCCCCAGCATTTATGGCTTGAAATACCACTATCAGCGCTGCCAAGGG GGTGCAATTTCAGAGAAGCTGACCTATTCGTGTTCGTACTGTGAAGCTGCCTTCACCTCCAAAACCCAGCTAGAAAAGCATCGGCTCTGGAATCACTTGGACCGGCCAGTGCCAACcagcaaagcagaaaacaaagtgcCGAAGGCCATTGGGAAGAGCAGCGGCAAGAAAAG AGCTGCTGAGAGTTCAGCTTGCCCCACCATCCATCCCAAACAGGCAAAGATGGAAAAAACCATGGCCCGGGACCATGCCGAGAATGGCGAGTGCCTGACGGAGAGCCGGGAGAGCAAAGAGTTCCAGATCGCAGCGGCTGAGGCGATGGCAGCCGCCACCCCAACGGCCAAGTCCTCGAGCGGCAAGGACACGGCACAGCAAGGGGGCAGCCAGGCCTCGCTGCAGGAGGAGGACCCCGAGAGGATGAAGCACA gaaggaaacagaaaactCCTAAGAAGTTTACAGGGGAGCAGCCATCCATATCAGGGACATTTGGACTGAAAG GTCTCGTCAAAGCAGAGGACAAGGCAAaagcccatcgagctaagaagcTGGAGGCAAACACCAACACggaggagctgaaaaagaaacctCTGGGAGCTGGTGTGAAGAAGGAAACGGTTGTGCATCTGCCAGCAG CAAACCCTGAGGACCAGTGGCAGCGGGAGATCAGTGAGAAGGGAGAAGTCTCCTGCCCAACCTGCAGCGTTATCAGCAGGAAAACTGTTGTGGGGCTCAAAAAGCATATGGACGTCTGCCAGAAG CTGCAGGACGCCTTGAAGTGTCAACActgcaaaaagcagttcaagTCCAAAGCTGGGCTGAATTACCACACCATGGCTGAACACGTCAGCAAG CCTGTTCCTGTGGAAGCCACTGGACTTGGTGAACAGGAGGagcgggaaaggctgaggaaagTGCTAAAGCAGATGGGAAAACTGAAATGCCCCAATGAG GGCTGCGTGGCCAACTTCTCCAGCCTGATGGGCTACCAGTACCACCAGAAGCGCTGCGGGAAGCAGCTTCCCGAGGCCGACAAGCCCATCTTCAGCTGTCCACACTGCGGCAAGAAGTACAAATCCAAGGCCGGCCACGACTACCACGTGCGGTCAGAACACGTGGCCCCGGTGAGCCCCTcggccacccctgcagccccaggagCAGGGACGGCCCCCCCCGGCGGTGACTGCAGAGCTGCGGAGCCGGTGGGCAGGACAGAGCCGAGCAAG CCTCCGGAGGAGCCAGAGGTGAAGCCGGAGCCTGGCCCTGTAGAAGATTTTGAAAGGACCCCGAGCGGCCGCATCCGTCGGACGTCGGCCCAAGTGGCCGTTTTCCACCTTCAGGAGATAGCGGAGGACGAACTAGCCAAGGACTGGACCAAGCGGAGGATGAAGGACGACCTGGTGCCTGAAACGAAGCGG CTCAATTACACCCGACCAGGGCTTCCAAAGCTCAATCCGAGGCTGCTGGAAAACTGGAAGAACGAAGTGAAGGAGAAGGGCCACATCAACTGTCCCAACAAC TGCTGTGAAGCCATTTACTCCAGTGTCTCGGGGTTGAAAGCTCACCTGGCCAACTGCAACAAG GGGGACCACTCGGTGGGCAAGTACCGCTGCCTCCTGTGCCAGAAGGAGTTCAGCTCTGAAAGTGGCGTCAAGTACCACATCATCAAGGCTCACTCAGAG AACTGGTTCCGAACCTCCGCAGAGGCCAGccggaaaaagaaaagcagggaacAGCTTTCTTCcagcaaagaggagaaaaagaaaagcacaaacgggaagaaaagagggaggaaaCCCAAGGAGAGATCTCCAGAAGTGTCCCTGAAGGGCAGAGAGAGCGTGGCTGCAAAGACTAATCACAAGAAAACGCTTGAGCACTGGGAAAGCTCCCAAGGCAGCCCCGATGGGGAGGagcgtgtccccaaacccccgagCCAGCGGAAAGGGGGAGTCAGCAAGATGCCCGAGAAATGA